The Daucus carota subsp. sativus chromosome 7, DH1 v3.0, whole genome shotgun sequence genome window below encodes:
- the LOC108201909 gene encoding chitin elicitor receptor kinase 1-like isoform X1 — protein MGITVDKSLEFTYNELAEATGNFSLANKIGQGGFGSVYYAELRGQKVAIKKMDMQASKVFLAELKVLTNVYHLNLVRLIGYSVERSLIIVYEFIENGSLCQHLRGLSGLEPLSWSSRLQIALDAARGLEYIHEHTNPAYIHRDIKSPNILLDINLRAKVADFGLTKLVEVGTGSLLTRLVGTFGYMSPEYTNSGVISTKIDVYAFGVVLYELISARGAIIEYSENSIRTVGLDHGEDSMRAVALVALFEEVMNQPNPSTDLQKLIDPRLGEDYPIDSVCKVAQLAKACTLPNHVLRPSMRSVVVALMTLISGTREWDSSSSEKNQDLVNLIS, from the exons ATGGGTATCACCGTGGACAAATCATTGGAATTCACATATAATGAACTTGCTGAAGCCACTGGCAACTTCAGCCTGGCCAATAAGATTGGTCAAGGAGGTTTTGGTTCTGTTTATTATGCAGAGCTAAGAGGACAG AAGGTCGCAATCAAGAAGATGGATATGCAAGCTTCAAAAGTATTTCTGGCTGAGCTGAAGGTTTTAACAAATGTTTATCACCTGAACTTG GTGCGTTTAATTGGATATTCTGTTGAGAGATCCTTGATAATAGTCTATGAATTCATCGAAAATGGCAGCTTATGCCAGCATCTGCGTGGTTTATCAG GGCTGGAGCCATTATCATGGTCTAGCAGGCTGCAAATTGCACTCGATGCAGCTAGAGGACTAGAATATATCCATGAGCACACAAATCCCGCCTACATTCATCGTGACATCAAGTCCCCCAACATTTTGCTAGACATAAATTTACGTGCCAAG GTTGCTGATTTTGGGTTGACAAAACTTGTAGAAGTTGGGACTGGTTCCTTGCTAACTCGACTTGTGGGTACTTTTGGGTACATGTCTCCCGA ATATACTAATAGTGGAGTGATCTCTACCAAGATAGATGTATATGCTTTTGGAGTTGTTCTTTATGAACTAATATCCGCTAGAGGAGCCATCATCGAGTACAGTGAAAATTCTATCAGAACAGTGGGACTTGATCATGGGGAAGATTCTATGAGAGCAGTGGCACTTGTTGCTCTG TTTGAAGAGGTAATGAATCAGCCCAACCCCAGCACAGATCTGCAGAAACTGATTGATCCGAGGCTTGGTGAGGACTACCCAATCGACTCGGTTTGTAAG GTAGCTCAGCTTGCTAAAGCTTGTACACTGCCAAATCATGTACTGAGGCCAAGCATGAGGTCAGTTGTGGTTGCCCTCATGACACTTATATCAGGAACTAGGGAGTGGGATTCCAGTTCATCAGAGAAAAACCAAGATCTTGTTAATCTGATCTCTTGA